Proteins encoded together in one Streptomyces sp. NA04227 window:
- a CDS encoding TetR family transcriptional regulator — MSTQARPPRPERPARPERSTRARTERPTQPAEALTERQAERRRRMLRACAELAAQGGFDGVQMREVAESSGVALGTLYRYFPSKIHLLVATMQDQLGQLHTTLRKRPPRAAEPSERVTRTLMRAFRALQGEPRLADAMVRALTFADSSVSAEAEEVSRLTAALILDAAGLDSPTPRQLSAVRVIGHTWHSTMITWLAGRSSLAQVETDITTACGLLAGHTESAEAADGAGDEGADEVR; from the coding sequence ATGAGCACACAGGCACGGCCCCCACGCCCGGAGCGGCCCGCCCGGCCGGAACGCTCCACGCGTGCCCGGACGGAGCGCCCGACGCAGCCCGCGGAGGCCCTGACCGAACGGCAGGCGGAGCGCCGCCGTCGCATGCTGCGCGCCTGCGCCGAGCTGGCCGCGCAGGGCGGCTTCGACGGGGTGCAGATGCGGGAGGTCGCGGAGTCCTCGGGGGTCGCACTCGGCACCCTGTACCGGTACTTCCCGTCCAAGATCCATCTGCTTGTCGCGACCATGCAGGACCAGCTCGGCCAGCTCCACACCACGCTGCGCAAACGCCCGCCGCGCGCCGCGGAGCCCTCGGAGCGGGTCACCCGGACCCTGATGCGCGCCTTCCGCGCGCTCCAGGGGGAGCCGAGGCTTGCCGACGCCATGGTCCGCGCGCTGACCTTCGCGGACAGTTCGGTGAGCGCCGAGGCGGAGGAGGTCTCCCGGCTGACGGCGGCACTGATCCTGGACGCGGCGGGCCTGGACAGCCCGACTCCCCGCCAGCTCTCGGCCGTACGGGTGATCGGCCACACCTGGCACTCCACGATGATCACCTGGCTCGCCGGACGCTCCTCGCTCGCCCAGGTGGAGACGGATATCACCACGGCGTGCGGGCTGCTCGCGGGGCATACGGAGTCCGCGGAGGCGGCGGACGGCGCCGGTGACGAAGGCGCCGACGAGGTCCGGTGA
- a CDS encoding prenyltransferase/squalene oxidase repeat-containing protein has translation MNLRRSVTVLAAVVVTGVAGAPAAFAESPSPTPSVALPSGLYGKADPSFDGVWRQSLALLAQDSVGVRPAEKAVDWLTGQQCADGAFAPFRAEPSTACDAKTPVDTNSTAAAVQALAALGGHKKVTDKAVDWLRSVQNPDGGWGYLPKGASDTNSTSLVIGALNAAGHSAGSVKKGGKSPFDALDSLTLPCAGKDGGAFAFQPDKPGKGDKGTAGKPKLTANPDASAAAVLGSLGTTLAATEGKAAAEDTCVEPGKATPEQSAVAAAKYLRGALNGGTHLMSAMPGAEDKPDFGNTADTVVALSAAGDEAAAEKALAWLEKNSADWAEQSGPAAFAQLVLAARATGSDPRAFGTTDLVAELNSQGPAPQSQGAGGSDADKKDDAKKKDDSDDEGGSEVWWIVGAGLVAGIGVGFLFSGRNKKPRK, from the coding sequence ATGAATCTTCGCCGCAGCGTGACGGTGCTCGCCGCCGTCGTCGTGACAGGTGTGGCCGGAGCACCGGCCGCCTTCGCCGAGAGCCCCTCGCCGACGCCGTCCGTGGCGTTGCCCTCCGGCCTGTACGGCAAGGCCGACCCGTCCTTCGACGGCGTCTGGCGGCAGTCGCTCGCGCTGCTCGCTCAGGACTCCGTGGGCGTACGGCCCGCCGAGAAGGCTGTGGACTGGCTCACCGGGCAGCAGTGCGCGGACGGGGCGTTCGCGCCGTTCCGCGCCGAGCCCTCCACCGCCTGCGACGCGAAGACGCCCGTCGACACCAACAGCACCGCCGCCGCCGTACAGGCGCTCGCCGCGCTCGGCGGGCACAAGAAGGTCACGGACAAGGCCGTCGACTGGCTGCGCTCCGTACAGAACCCGGACGGCGGCTGGGGCTACCTGCCCAAGGGCGCCAGCGACACCAACTCCACCTCTCTCGTCATCGGCGCGCTCAACGCCGCCGGCCACAGCGCGGGTTCGGTCAAGAAGGGCGGCAAGTCCCCCTTCGACGCGCTCGATTCGCTGACCCTGCCCTGTGCGGGCAAGGACGGCGGCGCCTTCGCCTTCCAGCCCGACAAGCCCGGCAAGGGCGACAAGGGCACGGCCGGGAAGCCGAAGCTGACGGCCAACCCGGACGCCTCGGCCGCCGCGGTCCTCGGCAGCCTCGGCACGACCCTGGCCGCGACCGAGGGCAAGGCCGCCGCCGAGGACACCTGCGTCGAGCCGGGCAAGGCCACGCCCGAGCAGTCCGCCGTCGCGGCCGCGAAGTACCTTCGGGGCGCGCTGAACGGCGGCACCCATCTGATGTCCGCCATGCCGGGCGCCGAGGACAAGCCCGACTTCGGCAACACCGCCGACACCGTGGTCGCCCTGTCCGCCGCCGGAGACGAGGCCGCCGCCGAGAAGGCCCTGGCCTGGCTGGAGAAGAACTCCGCCGACTGGGCCGAGCAGAGCGGCCCCGCCGCCTTCGCCCAGCTCGTCCTCGCCGCCCGCGCCACCGGCTCCGACCCGCGCGCCTTCGGCACCACCGACCTGGTGGCCGAGCTCAACTCCCAGGGCCCGGCGCCGCAGTCGCAGGGGGCGGGCGGCTCCGACGCGGACAAGAAGGACGACGCCAAGAAGAAGGACGACTCCGACGACGAGGGCGGCAGCGAGGTCTGGTGGATCGTCGGCGCCGGACTCGTCGCCGGTATCGGCGTCGGCTTCCTGTTCAGCGGCCGCAACAAGAAGCCGCGGAAGTGA
- a CDS encoding SCO2322 family protein, producing MVLAFTAFLAALLVPLAAAGPAEAAGYRYWSFWERTDGADAAWVYANQGPSLIRPSDGAVQGFRFSVSEDSQDSAKPRGTAEFAAICADTPAKDGRKRVALVLDFGTAADAPDGERPPAPRTACARVAEDATAAEALASVAKPLRYDSKALLCAIAGYPESGCGEQVSGDGSAKGDGSDAEDGQDENGKGGKGDNGSAGDASADGDDGPSLGVLGGGAVVVIVALAAGLRAKRRRG from the coding sequence CTGGTCCTCGCGTTCACGGCGTTCCTCGCCGCACTGCTCGTACCGCTGGCCGCCGCGGGCCCCGCCGAGGCCGCCGGATACCGCTACTGGTCGTTCTGGGAACGCACGGACGGCGCCGACGCGGCCTGGGTGTACGCGAATCAGGGCCCCTCGCTCATCCGTCCCTCGGACGGTGCGGTGCAGGGCTTCCGGTTCTCGGTGAGCGAGGACTCCCAGGACTCCGCGAAGCCGCGCGGCACCGCCGAGTTCGCGGCCATCTGTGCGGACACCCCCGCGAAGGACGGCCGCAAGCGGGTCGCCCTGGTCCTCGACTTCGGTACGGCCGCCGACGCCCCGGACGGCGAGAGGCCGCCCGCACCGCGTACGGCCTGCGCCCGCGTCGCCGAGGACGCCACCGCCGCCGAAGCCCTCGCCTCGGTCGCCAAACCCCTGCGTTACGACAGCAAGGCGCTGTTGTGCGCCATCGCGGGCTACCCCGAGTCGGGCTGCGGCGAGCAGGTCTCGGGCGACGGTTCGGCGAAGGGCGACGGTTCGGACGCGGAGGACGGGCAGGACGAGAACGGCAAGGGCGGGAAGGGCGACAACGGGAGCGCCGGTGACGCGTCCGCCGACGGCGACGACGGGCCCTCGCTCGGTGTGCTCGGCGGTGGCGCCGTGGTGGTGATCGTCGCCCTGGCCGCGGGTCTGCGGGCGAAGCGCCGCCGCGGCTGA
- a CDS encoding energy-coupling factor transporter transmembrane component T produces MRPNSLRSARSWSAPRLAPVAVRANALHPVAWWLWALGLAAAASRTTNPLLLGLLVAVAGYVVAARRTSAPWARSYGAFVRLGLAVLGIRLVFAVVLGSPIPGSHILVTLPEVPLPHWAQGIRIGGRVTAEGLVFAVYDGLKLASLLICVGAANALASPSRLLKSLPGALYEAGVAVVVAMTFAPQLIADVRRLQGARRLRGRPDRGPRALLQVGLPVLEGALERSVALAASMDARGFGRTAPVPPGVRRATSALTLGGLIAVCAGTYGMLADGGAGYGLPALGAGTAALLAGLRLGGRRTVRTRYRPDAFGARAWLVAGSGAAVAATLILAESTYAEALRPGVIPLVAPELPLWPAAGILLGLLPAFVAPVPPEAERPTVGEARRPEARTSEARTSKTRASSEVPSPLKEFR; encoded by the coding sequence ATCCGCCCGAACTCCCTCCGCTCAGCGCGTAGTTGGAGCGCCCCTCGACTCGCGCCGGTCGCCGTGCGGGCGAACGCGCTGCATCCGGTGGCGTGGTGGCTCTGGGCGCTCGGGCTCGCCGCCGCGGCCTCGCGCACCACCAATCCGCTGCTGCTCGGGCTGCTCGTCGCGGTCGCCGGATACGTGGTGGCCGCGCGCAGGACCTCGGCGCCCTGGGCGCGCTCCTACGGGGCCTTCGTCCGGCTCGGCCTCGCGGTACTGGGTATCCGGCTGGTGTTCGCGGTGGTCCTGGGATCGCCGATCCCGGGATCGCACATCCTGGTGACGCTGCCCGAAGTGCCGCTGCCGCACTGGGCACAGGGCATCCGGATCGGCGGCCGGGTCACCGCCGAGGGCCTGGTCTTCGCCGTGTACGACGGGCTCAAGCTCGCCTCCCTGCTCATCTGCGTCGGCGCGGCGAACGCCCTCGCGAGCCCCTCCCGGCTGCTGAAATCCCTGCCCGGCGCGCTCTACGAGGCAGGTGTGGCGGTGGTGGTGGCGATGACCTTCGCACCCCAACTCATCGCGGACGTAAGACGGTTGCAGGGGGCACGACGACTGCGCGGCCGCCCGGACCGGGGACCGCGCGCGCTCCTCCAGGTCGGCCTGCCGGTACTGGAAGGCGCACTGGAGCGTTCGGTGGCGCTCGCCGCCTCGATGGACGCCCGCGGCTTCGGACGCACCGCCCCGGTGCCGCCCGGCGTGCGCCGAGCGACCTCTGCCCTGACCCTGGGCGGCCTGATCGCCGTCTGCGCCGGGACCTACGGGATGCTCGCGGACGGCGGCGCCGGGTACGGACTGCCCGCGCTCGGCGCGGGAACCGCCGCCCTCCTGGCCGGTCTTCGACTCGGCGGCCGCCGTACGGTACGCACCCGCTACCGGCCCGACGCGTTCGGCGCCCGCGCCTGGCTGGTCGCGGGCAGCGGGGCGGCCGTCGCCGCGACCCTGATCCTCGCCGAGTCCACCTACGCGGAGGCGCTGCGCCCCGGCGTGATCCCGCTGGTCGCCCCCGAACTCCCGCTGTGGCCCGCCGCCGGGATCCTGCTCGGCCTGCTCCCCGCCTTCGTGGCACCGGTGCCGCCGGAGGCGGAGCGGCCGACGGTCGGCGAGGCCCGGAGGCCAGAGGCTCGGACATCAGAGGCCCGGACATCAAAGACTCGGGCCTCATCCGAAGTACCTTCCCCACTCAAGGAGTTCAGGTGA
- a CDS encoding ABC transporter ATP-binding protein, with product MIRFEEVSVTYDDAAEPALVGADFTVPEGELVLLVGPSGVGKSTLLGAVSGLVPHFTGGTLRGRVTVAGRDTRTHKPRELSDVVGTVGQDPLSHFVTDTVEDELAYGMESLGLAPAVMRRRVEETLDLLGLAPLRDRPIASLSGGQQQRVAIGSVLTPHPRVLVLDEPTSALDPAAAEEVLAVLQRLVHDLGTTVLMAEHRLERVVQYADRGLLLAGRGEPPVLGDPAQLMAVSPVFPPVVGLGRLAGWSPLPLTVRDARRRAHDLRARLAGCTPSTESTAATAPVPTDAKGALGTATATTTAPTSPTTTLAVEGTPPTSTKSSPFQLRLPTRLLRRRAEAVATGEEAGPYAVVRSLGVRRGRVEALRAADLTVNPGETVALMGRNGAGKSTLLAALAGLVAPSTGEVRVRGRVPHRTSPRQLLRHVGLVPQEPRDLLYAETVDAECAAADEDAGAEAGTCRELVRRLLPSVAGATHPRDLSEGQRLALALAVILTARPPLLLLDEPTRGLDYAAKARLVGILRELTARGHALVLATHDVELAAEVAHRVVILAEGEIVADGPTAALVVSSPSFAPQLTKILAPQEWLTLAQVERALAATQEPPGSGDGGTGAAP from the coding sequence GTGATCCGTTTCGAAGAGGTCTCGGTCACCTACGACGACGCGGCCGAACCCGCCCTGGTGGGCGCCGACTTCACGGTGCCCGAGGGTGAACTGGTGCTGCTCGTGGGGCCGTCGGGGGTCGGCAAGTCGACTCTCCTTGGTGCGGTGAGCGGGCTGGTTCCGCACTTCACGGGCGGCACGCTGCGCGGCCGCGTCACGGTGGCGGGACGGGACACCCGTACCCACAAACCCCGTGAACTCTCCGATGTGGTGGGCACCGTGGGCCAGGACCCGCTGTCCCACTTCGTCACCGACACGGTCGAGGACGAGCTGGCCTACGGCATGGAGTCGCTCGGCCTCGCCCCCGCCGTGATGCGCCGCAGAGTGGAGGAGACGCTGGATCTGCTCGGTCTCGCCCCGTTGCGGGACCGGCCGATCGCCTCGCTCTCCGGCGGCCAGCAGCAGCGGGTGGCCATCGGCTCGGTGCTCACGCCGCACCCCCGTGTCCTGGTCCTGGACGAACCGACCTCGGCGCTCGACCCCGCCGCGGCCGAGGAGGTGCTCGCGGTCCTCCAGCGGCTGGTGCACGACCTCGGCACCACGGTCCTGATGGCCGAGCACCGGCTGGAACGGGTCGTGCAGTACGCGGACCGGGGGCTGCTCCTCGCCGGGCGCGGCGAGCCTCCCGTACTCGGCGATCCCGCCCAACTCATGGCCGTTTCCCCGGTGTTCCCGCCCGTGGTCGGCCTCGGCCGCCTCGCGGGCTGGTCCCCGCTGCCGCTGACCGTACGGGACGCACGACGCCGGGCCCATGACCTGCGGGCACGGCTGGCGGGGTGCACCCCGTCGACGGAGAGCACCGCCGCCACCGCACCCGTACCGACGGACGCCAAGGGCGCGTTGGGCACCGCAACGGCCACAACCACGGCACCTACGAGCCCCACCACGACGCTCGCCGTCGAAGGCACGCCCCCGACCAGTACCAAGTCGTCCCCCTTCCAACTCCGCCTGCCCACACGGCTGTTGCGCCGCCGCGCGGAAGCGGTAGCAACCGGCGAGGAGGCCGGACCGTACGCGGTGGTCCGCTCCCTCGGAGTGCGGCGCGGCCGTGTGGAAGCGCTGCGGGCGGCCGACCTGACGGTGAACCCGGGCGAGACCGTGGCCCTCATGGGCCGCAACGGTGCCGGGAAGTCGACCCTCCTTGCCGCCCTCGCCGGGTTGGTCGCCCCGTCGACCGGCGAGGTCCGGGTGCGGGGCCGGGTCCCGCACCGCACGTCGCCGCGCCAACTCCTGCGGCACGTAGGCCTCGTACCGCAGGAACCGCGCGATCTGCTGTACGCGGAGACCGTGGACGCGGAGTGCGCGGCGGCGGACGAGGACGCCGGTGCCGAGGCGGGGACCTGCCGGGAGCTGGTGCGGCGGCTGCTGCCGTCGGTCGCCGGGGCGACGCATCCGCGCGATCTGTCCGAGGGCCAGCGGCTCGCGCTCGCGCTCGCCGTGATCCTCACCGCCCGGCCTCCGCTGCTGCTGCTCGACGAACCGACCCGCGGGCTCGACTACGCGGCGAAGGCCCGGCTCGTCGGGATACTGCGCGAACTCACCGCGCGGGGCCATGCGTTGGTGCTCGCCACCCACGACGTCGAGCTGGCCGCCGAGGTCGCCCACCGGGTGGTGATCCTGGCGGAGGGCGAGATCGTGGCCGACGGGCCGACCGCCGCCCTGGTGGTCTCCTCCCCCTCCTTCGCGCCCCAGCTCACCAAGATCCTCGCCCCGCAGGAATGGCTCACCCTCGCCCAGGTCGAACGGGCACTGGCCGCCACACAGGAGCCACCGGGGAGCGGCGACGGCGGCACGGGAGCGGCGCCGTGA
- a CDS encoding ECF transporter S component, producing the protein MDTKTKRVHAVRLGPRSVLALALVSAVGVAAFGWPLLAGTGSQVNAHAQDAPWLFSGLLVLLVGVVSATLAESGLGPKAVAMLGVLAATGAALRPLGAGTAGLEPMFFLMVLSGRVLGPGFGFALGSVTMFASALLTGGVGPWMPFQMLSMGWFTMGAGLLPGPERLCGRAELAVLAAYGGLASLAYGTLMNLAGWPFMNALSSSLAFDPDLPLHQNLTRFLAYCLATSLGWDLGRATLTVVLTCTLGGTVLRALRRATRRAAFEAPVRFGRPAE; encoded by the coding sequence ATGGACACAAAGACGAAGCGGGTGCACGCGGTGCGCCTCGGGCCCCGTTCCGTACTCGCGCTCGCCTTGGTGAGCGCGGTCGGGGTGGCCGCCTTCGGCTGGCCGCTGCTCGCCGGGACCGGATCGCAGGTCAACGCCCATGCCCAGGACGCCCCGTGGCTGTTCTCGGGACTGCTCGTGCTGCTGGTCGGCGTGGTCTCGGCCACGCTCGCCGAGTCGGGGCTCGGCCCGAAGGCGGTGGCGATGCTGGGGGTGCTCGCCGCGACCGGGGCGGCGCTGCGCCCGCTGGGTGCGGGTACCGCCGGTCTGGAGCCGATGTTCTTTCTGATGGTGCTCAGCGGCCGGGTCCTCGGTCCCGGGTTCGGCTTCGCGCTCGGCTCGGTGACGATGTTCGCCTCGGCGCTGCTCACCGGCGGGGTCGGCCCGTGGATGCCGTTCCAGATGCTCTCCATGGGCTGGTTCACCATGGGCGCCGGACTGCTGCCGGGTCCCGAACGGCTGTGCGGCCGCGCCGAGTTGGCCGTACTCGCCGCCTACGGCGGGCTGGCCTCCCTCGCGTACGGGACGCTCATGAACCTTGCGGGGTGGCCCTTCATGAACGCCCTCAGCTCGTCGCTCGCCTTCGATCCGGACCTGCCGCTGCACCAGAACCTGACCCGGTTCCTCGCCTACTGCCTGGCGACCTCGCTCGGCTGGGACCTCGGCCGGGCGACCCTGACGGTGGTCCTGACCTGCACGCTGGGCGGCACGGTGCTGCGCGCCCTGCGCCGCGCGACCCGGCGGGCCGCCTTCGAGGCGCCGGTGCGCTTCGGCCGACCGGCCGAGTGA
- a CDS encoding lytic transglycosylase domain-containing protein: MTRAVQSGGRSGRSGRSGRLARLRHSARGTAVAVAAVALLTASQAPGLVPEKADRARSAGGTEGAGSVPAPEGVPVQGDDSYHTELPPLTVDEGIGLPPQVGEIQAQSGIPRTVLAAYRAAEAAVRRSDPGCRLPWYLLAAIGKVESGQARGGAVTADGTTRGRIVGPALNGEGFALIRDSDNGVHDGDAVYDRAVGPMQFLPTTWARWGADGNGDGRSDPNNVFDAALAAGRYLCAGDQDLSVRTDLDRAVLSYNHSTDYLQLVLYWMEFYRSGVHSVPDGKGVIPASPGAGGRTPATRPVGGGIIVGPQPGGPGDPSGPSRPTDPSDPATPSDPDRPDRPDPSSGTDPDPDPTDTGGPSPDPTGSATPGPSGEPTPSDPGEPSGCPTDSASPTPTDSPSPSPDPSPGDDPCESPSPSPSTST, translated from the coding sequence ATGACACGCGCGGTACAAAGCGGCGGGCGGTCCGGGCGGTCCGGGCGGTCCGGGCGGCTGGCCCGGCTGCGGCACTCGGCACGCGGTACCGCCGTGGCCGTGGCCGCCGTCGCCCTGCTCACCGCCTCCCAGGCCCCGGGACTCGTACCGGAGAAGGCGGACCGGGCGAGGTCGGCGGGCGGAACGGAGGGTGCCGGGTCCGTGCCCGCGCCCGAAGGCGTTCCCGTGCAGGGCGACGACTCGTACCACACCGAACTGCCGCCGCTCACCGTGGACGAGGGCATCGGCCTGCCGCCCCAAGTGGGCGAGATCCAGGCGCAGTCGGGCATCCCGCGTACCGTGCTCGCCGCCTACCGCGCGGCCGAGGCGGCGGTGCGCCGTTCCGATCCGGGCTGCCGTCTGCCCTGGTATCTGCTCGCCGCGATCGGCAAGGTCGAGTCCGGTCAGGCGAGGGGCGGGGCCGTGACGGCGGACGGCACGACGCGCGGCCGGATCGTCGGTCCCGCGCTCAACGGCGAGGGCTTCGCGCTGATCCGTGACTCGGACAACGGCGTGCACGACGGCGACGCCGTGTACGACAGGGCGGTCGGGCCGATGCAGTTCCTGCCCACGACCTGGGCCCGCTGGGGCGCCGACGGCAACGGCGACGGCCGTAGCGACCCGAACAATGTCTTCGACGCCGCGCTGGCGGCCGGTCGCTATCTGTGCGCCGGTGACCAGGACTTGAGCGTGCGCACGGACCTCGACCGCGCCGTCCTCAGCTACAACCACTCGACGGACTACCTCCAACTGGTCCTGTACTGGATGGAGTTCTACCGCAGTGGGGTGCACTCGGTACCCGACGGCAAGGGCGTGATCCCGGCCAGCCCCGGCGCGGGCGGCAGGACTCCGGCGACCCGTCCGGTGGGCGGCGGCATCATCGTCGGCCCGCAACCGGGCGGCCCCGGCGACCCGTCCGGGCCCTCCCGCCCCACCGATCCCTCCGACCCGGCCACGCCCTCCGACCCGGACCGCCCGGACCGGCCCGACCCCTCCTCTGGCACCGATCCGGACCCGGACCCGACGGACACCGGCGGCCCCTCACCCGACCCGACGGGCTCCGCCACCCCCGGCCCCTCGGGCGAACCGACCCCCTCCGACCCGGGCGAGCCCTCCGGCTGCCCCACGGACAGCGCCTCGCCGACGCCCACCGACTCGCCGTCGCCGTCCCCCGACCCGAGCCCCGGCGACGACCCCTGCGAGTCCCCGAGCCCCAGTCCCAGCACGAGTACCTGA
- a CDS encoding MCE family protein: protein MLTLGTHLKNLAFLVVGTLVLAFVGIKYADLGRYAGVADYYTVTVQLPRTGGLFTHSDVTYRGVSVGRVGPISLTGDGVEAELRIKNSAPRIPSDARAVVASLSAVGEQYVDLRPERRGGPYLAQGSRIDRSATQVPAPVTDLLSSVNDLTKSVPLESLRTVVDEFGKAFEGRGDDLQVLLDNGSEFIVAADRNLPATTKLITDGETVLRTQAEEARAIRDFATGARDLNAALKGSDTDLRRLIQAAPEAATQVSGLLRDVDPSLSVVLANLLTTSEVAVTRQRGTEEFLVKVPAVVAAGATAIDGRKANFGMAVTFFKPLPCTDGYGATRYRNGLDLGTAPPLNSGASCTSSAASGINVRGSAHAPGGGPVPEPARPGSLPSGNGAKAPAGQASAGLPGALGLPASIGGPADLAGLLGLGPSPKEDRR, encoded by the coding sequence ATGCTGACCCTCGGCACCCATCTGAAGAACCTGGCCTTCCTCGTCGTCGGCACACTCGTCCTCGCCTTCGTCGGCATCAAGTACGCCGACCTCGGGCGCTACGCGGGCGTCGCCGACTACTACACGGTCACGGTCCAACTCCCGCGTACCGGCGGCCTGTTCACCCACTCGGACGTGACCTACCGGGGCGTCTCGGTGGGCCGGGTCGGCCCCATCTCGCTCACCGGCGACGGCGTCGAGGCGGAACTGCGTATCAAGAACTCCGCACCGCGCATCCCCTCCGACGCCCGCGCGGTGGTGGCCAGCCTGTCGGCGGTCGGCGAACAGTACGTCGACCTCAGACCCGAGCGCCGCGGCGGGCCCTACCTCGCCCAGGGCTCCCGTATCGACCGGTCCGCCACCCAGGTGCCCGCCCCCGTCACCGACCTGCTGAGCAGCGTCAACGACCTCACCAAGTCCGTACCGCTGGAGTCGCTGCGCACCGTCGTCGACGAGTTCGGCAAGGCCTTCGAGGGGCGCGGCGACGACCTCCAGGTACTCCTGGACAACGGCAGCGAGTTCATCGTGGCCGCCGACCGCAACCTCCCGGCCACCACCAAACTGATCACCGACGGCGAGACGGTACTGCGCACCCAGGCCGAAGAGGCCCGCGCCATACGGGACTTCGCCACCGGCGCCCGCGACCTCAACGCCGCACTCAAGGGCTCCGACACCGATCTGCGGCGGCTCATTCAGGCGGCGCCCGAGGCTGCCACCCAGGTCAGCGGGCTACTGCGGGACGTCGACCCGAGCCTGAGCGTGGTCCTCGCCAATCTGCTCACCACCTCCGAGGTCGCCGTCACCCGCCAGCGCGGCACCGAGGAGTTCCTGGTGAAGGTGCCCGCCGTGGTGGCCGCCGGAGCCACCGCCATCGACGGCAGGAAGGCCAACTTCGGGATGGCCGTCACCTTCTTCAAACCGCTGCCCTGCACCGACGGCTACGGCGCCACCCGCTACCGCAACGGACTCGACCTCGGCACCGCCCCACCGCTCAACTCCGGTGCCTCCTGCACCTCTTCGGCCGCGAGCGGCATCAACGTCCGCGGCTCCGCCCACGCACCCGGCGGCGGCCCCGTGCCCGAACCGGCTCGGCCCGGCTCCCTGCCGTCCGGCAACGGCGCCAAGGCCCCCGCCGGTCAGGCCAGCGCCGGACTGCCCGGCGCACTGGGCCTCCCCGCCAGCATCGGCGGCCCGGCCGACCTGGCCGGACTCCTCGGCCTCGGCCCGTCCCCGAAGGAGGACCGCCGATGA
- a CDS encoding MCE family protein translates to MTGEGARSRTRARIRAARRPLAGALALGLLISLAVGGCSAAPDDLGLPAIEDLPLPGGADLGDHPYEVTAQIADVLSLVPQSSVKVNDVDVGRVTDIELADGAWTARVTMRINGDVRLPAETSARVEQSSLLGEKYIQLIAPARKREPQQHAKQAALGDGAVIPLSRTDRNTEVEEVFGALSLLLNGGGVNQLKTITTELNKALGGREPEVRSMLRRVDTLVTDLDGNRDALTDALDGVNRLSTRLATRKQAVGKVITDLSPGLKTLEKQRGSLMTMLRSLDTLSSVATDTVNKSKDDMVADLKAIAPVLRKLADSGEDLPNSLQVLLTYPFTDEVLRGVKGDYLNVYLDMTAAPGTTVIPPVLGPSPSPSAAARGNGGGQSATRPGTTPLPLPSVTGPSPGPSTTAPGTREASGTSSDSAPPTSESAATGGGH, encoded by the coding sequence ATGACAGGCGAAGGGGCACGCTCAAGAACGCGGGCTCGGATACGTGCCGCCCGCCGCCCACTGGCCGGGGCGCTCGCCCTCGGTCTGCTCATCTCCCTTGCCGTGGGCGGCTGTTCGGCCGCCCCGGACGATCTCGGCCTGCCCGCCATCGAGGACCTCCCGCTGCCCGGCGGCGCCGACCTCGGCGACCATCCCTACGAGGTCACCGCCCAGATCGCGGACGTACTGAGCCTGGTCCCGCAGTCCTCGGTGAAGGTCAATGACGTCGACGTGGGACGCGTCACCGACATCGAACTCGCCGACGGCGCCTGGACGGCACGCGTCACCATGCGGATCAACGGCGATGTCCGGCTGCCCGCCGAGACCAGCGCCCGGGTCGAACAGTCCAGCCTCCTCGGCGAGAAATACATCCAGCTCATCGCCCCCGCACGAAAGCGGGAGCCCCAACAGCACGCGAAACAGGCCGCGTTGGGCGACGGGGCGGTGATCCCGCTCTCCCGCACCGACCGCAACACCGAGGTCGAGGAGGTCTTCGGCGCCCTGTCGCTGCTTCTGAACGGCGGCGGCGTCAACCAGCTGAAGACGATCACCACCGAACTCAACAAGGCCCTCGGCGGCCGCGAGCCGGAGGTCCGCTCCATGCTGCGGCGCGTCGACACCCTCGTCACCGACCTGGACGGCAACCGCGACGCGCTCACCGACGCGCTCGACGGGGTCAACCGGCTCTCCACCCGCCTGGCCACCCGCAAACAGGCCGTCGGCAAGGTGATCACGGACCTCTCCCCGGGCCTCAAGACCCTGGAGAAACAACGCGGTTCGCTGATGACGATGCTGCGGTCGCTGGACACCCTCTCCAGCGTCGCCACCGACACCGTCAACAAGTCCAAGGACGACATGGTCGCCGACCTGAAGGCGATCGCCCCGGTCCTGCGCAAGCTGGCCGACTCCGGCGAAGACCTGCCCAACTCGCTTCAGGTACTGCTGACTTACCCGTTCACCGACGAGGTGCTGCGCGGCGTCAAGGGCGACTACCTCAACGTCTACCTGGACATGACCGCGGCACCGGGCACCACCGTGATCCCGCCCGTACTCGGCCCCTCGCCGAGCCCGTCGGCAGCCGCCCGAGGTAACGGCGGCGGCCAGTCCGCCACGCGGCCCGGCACCACCCCGCTGCCCCTGCCCTCGGTCACCGGCCCCTCGCCCGGCCCGTCCACGACCGCGCCGGGCACCCGGGAGGCATCGGGCACCTCTTCGGACTCCGCGCCGCCCACGAGCGAGTCCGCAGCGACGGGAGGCGGTCACTGA